A single window of Candidatus Eisenbacteria bacterium DNA harbors:
- a CDS encoding STAS domain-containing protein, translated as MSNQAAPAQIASDATSVLLSELVAHLRQNRTLLREEWVRRITDAEQLTAMTEEEIFAEATSVYDSYVEALETGTLEALQAYARNLSERIIPRGVETDEVVGIVLLLRDVLARSLFAKYHVDFKVLDRILDAYEPAANRIAITVAVGFVQERERVIREQQEAIRELSTPVLQVRERLLILPIIGLIDPHRARQLTEQLLHGIRANRAKVVVIDITGVAAMDANVANHLVLTVEAARLLGATVIVTGLSPEIAQTLVKIGVDLGKMNTVGDLQGGIEEAERLLGFKVFPIRETKTA; from the coding sequence ATGAGTAACCAGGCAGCCCCCGCCCAGATCGCCTCGGATGCCACCAGCGTCCTCTTGAGCGAGCTGGTCGCCCACCTCAGACAGAACCGCACCCTCCTGCGGGAGGAGTGGGTGCGGCGCATCACGGACGCCGAGCAGCTCACGGCCATGACGGAAGAAGAGATTTTCGCCGAGGCGACGTCCGTCTACGACAGCTATGTCGAGGCACTGGAGACGGGAACCCTCGAGGCGCTCCAAGCGTACGCCCGTAATCTGTCCGAGCGGATCATCCCGCGCGGCGTCGAGACGGACGAGGTGGTCGGAATCGTGCTTCTCCTGCGTGACGTCCTCGCCCGCTCCCTGTTCGCCAAGTACCACGTCGACTTCAAAGTTCTGGATCGGATCCTCGACGCGTACGAGCCCGCGGCCAACCGGATCGCGATCACCGTGGCGGTGGGTTTCGTCCAGGAGCGCGAGCGCGTCATCCGCGAGCAGCAGGAAGCCATCCGCGAGCTCTCCACGCCGGTTCTCCAGGTGCGCGAGCGGCTGTTGATTCTCCCGATCATCGGCCTGATCGACCCGCATCGCGCCCGGCAGCTTACCGAGCAGCTCCTCCACGGGATCCGCGCGAACCGAGCGAAGGTCGTGGTGATCGATATCACGGGCGTGGCCGCCATGGACGCAAACGTGGCGAACCACCTCGTGCTGACGGTCGAGGCGGCCCGCCTCCTCGGGGCCACGGTCATCGTCACCGGTCTCTCGCCGGAGATCGCGCAGACGCTGGTGAAGATAGGGGTCGACCTGGGCAAGATGAATACGGTGGGCGATCTCCAGGGAGGAATCGAAGAGGCCGAGCGGCTCCTCGGCTTCAAGGTCTTCCCGATTCGCGAAACCAAGACGGCCTAA
- a CDS encoding STAS domain-containing protein produces MPVPILKQGQTLIASIQAALTDTDLLELRDALLEQVGRYRSRGVIVDVTALDVMDSFSTRTLRDVAHMTRLRGAQTIIVGIQPEVAFAMAQFGLTLEGVPTKLDLEEGLTFLAESAEQQPDE; encoded by the coding sequence ATGCCCGTACCTATCCTGAAACAGGGCCAGACCCTCATTGCCTCGATCCAGGCCGCGCTGACCGACACGGATCTCCTCGAGTTGCGCGACGCCCTTCTGGAACAGGTGGGTCGTTATCGGTCCCGAGGGGTGATCGTGGATGTCACGGCCCTCGACGTGATGGATTCTTTCTCGACCAGGACCCTGCGCGACGTCGCGCACATGACCCGGCTCCGCGGGGCCCAGACCATTATCGTGGGGATTCAACCCGAGGTGGCGTTCGCCATGGCTCAATTCGGGCTGACCCTCGAAGGCGTGCCCACCAAACTGGATTTGGAAGAGGGGCTCACGTTCCTCGCCGAGAGCGCAGAGCAGCAACCCGATGAGTGA
- a CDS encoding anti-sigma regulatory factor → MSDETKFEAETRVPVQSDSDIVVARQQGRAIARELGFTLGNATLIATAISELARNIVQYATRGEVILRRIENGNQRGLVLIVRDEGPGIPDVLQAMQDGYSTSGRLGLGLPGVRRLMDEFDIESEVGKGTTVTVSKWKT, encoded by the coding sequence ATGAGTGATGAAACGAAGTTCGAGGCGGAGACGCGCGTCCCGGTTCAATCCGATTCCGATATTGTCGTGGCGCGACAGCAGGGACGGGCCATCGCCCGGGAGCTGGGCTTCACGCTCGGGAACGCAACCCTGATCGCGACCGCGATCTCCGAGCTAGCGCGAAACATCGTCCAGTACGCGACGCGGGGCGAGGTGATCCTGAGGCGAATCGAGAACGGAAATCAGAGGGGGCTGGTCCTGATCGTCCGCGACGAAGGCCCCGGTATCCCCGACGTGCTGCAGGCCATGCAGGACGGGTACTCGACGTCGGGTCGCCTGGGCCTCGGTCTCCCAGGCGTAAGGAGGCTGATGGATGAATTCGATATCGAGTCGGAAGTAGGCAAGGGCACAACCGTGACGGTTAGCAAGTGGAAGACGTGA
- a CDS encoding stage II sporulation protein E (SpoIIE), with protein MEDVSTQLLDWAVATRPFPGEARSADGHLVHVAPWGALLAVADGVGHGSEAAAATRIALAALEQHAHEPLGLLLERCHDSLRGTRGVALSMSAFHGDADTMTWLGVGNVAGVLLRAAPQGTPPAETLVMRAGLVGDRMPAVSASTTRVARGDTLILATDGIRTSFAESPSLADAPQELAELILARYGKGTDDALVLVARYLGGSG; from the coding sequence GTGGAAGACGTGAGCACACAGCTTCTCGACTGGGCCGTGGCCACGCGTCCGTTCCCAGGGGAGGCAAGGTCCGCCGACGGCCATCTCGTCCACGTCGCGCCGTGGGGAGCCCTCCTGGCGGTTGCGGACGGGGTGGGCCACGGTTCGGAAGCCGCCGCCGCGACCCGCATCGCGCTCGCGGCATTGGAACAGCACGCGCATGAGCCGCTGGGCTTGCTGCTCGAACGGTGCCACGACAGCCTGAGGGGCACCCGCGGCGTCGCGCTCAGCATGTCCGCGTTCCATGGGGACGCCGACACGATGACCTGGCTGGGAGTAGGGAACGTGGCGGGAGTGCTCCTCCGCGCCGCACCCCAAGGGACTCCCCCCGCGGAGACGCTCGTGATGCGGGCCGGCTTGGTCGGGGATCGGATGCCCGCGGTTTCCGCATCGACGACCCGCGTCGCGCGCGGGGACACCCTGATTCTCGCCACGGACGGCATCCGGACGAGCTTTGCGGAATCCCCTTCGCTCGCCGATGCGCCGCAGGAGCTTGCCGAGCTCATTTTGGCCCGGTACGGGAAGGGAACCGATGACGCGCTGGTTCTCGTCGCGCGCTATCTGGGAGGCTCGGGGTGA
- a CDS encoding response regulator transcription factor gives MPVRVLLADDHALVREGIKATLEASGLSVIGEASDGRDAVRLARELQPDVAVFDIGMPGLNGVDAARVALKESPRLKIVLLTVHTEDAYVAEAIRAGVGGYVLKKQATADLVRAIQEVSEGNTYLSPGVSRAVVDAVRSGSQLPADPLTNREREILQLIAEGKTTKQIASVLGISVKTVETHRSHIMDKLQIRDTAGLIRYALRRGLVTL, from the coding sequence GTGCCCGTTCGCGTCCTGCTGGCTGACGATCACGCCTTGGTTCGTGAAGGGATCAAGGCGACCCTCGAGGCAAGCGGCCTCAGCGTCATCGGGGAGGCGTCGGACGGGCGCGACGCGGTCCGGCTGGCGCGCGAGCTTCAGCCGGACGTCGCGGTGTTCGACATCGGGATGCCCGGGCTGAACGGGGTCGACGCGGCGAGGGTCGCGCTCAAGGAATCGCCTCGTCTCAAGATCGTTCTGCTCACCGTTCACACCGAAGATGCGTACGTGGCCGAAGCCATCCGGGCGGGAGTCGGCGGATACGTGCTCAAGAAGCAGGCGACCGCCGATCTGGTCCGCGCGATCCAAGAAGTCTCGGAGGGAAACACCTATCTGAGCCCCGGTGTCTCGCGGGCCGTGGTCGATGCCGTCCGGTCCGGGTCCCAGCTGCCCGCGGACCCTCTCACGAATCGAGAACGGGAAATCTTGCAGCTGATCGCGGAGGGAAAAACGACGAAGCAAATCGCTTCGGTCCTCGGAATCAGCGTCAAGACCGTGGAGACGCATCGGAGTCACATCATGGACAAGCTTCAAATCCGCGATACCGCCGGTCTCATCCGCTACGCCCTGCGCCGAGGTTTGGTAACGCTTTAG